From one Dermacentor andersoni chromosome 1, qqDerAnde1_hic_scaffold, whole genome shotgun sequence genomic stretch:
- the LOC126518605 gene encoding uncharacterized protein — MNPMHLFLATVVCALFLALPTNQQGLLGLMATAAIMRRFRGNNQNENSQSQSQGQTPLASHPEPSIYGLPSQNVPFYAGGYPGAYGGSLGAPTGLAQGFGGGFPGGSAAFAPGTGPSTYSASFGGMNFNTGGFGGAPAASTSSGFAPGGFGGLPGAGGVPYGG, encoded by the exons ATGAATCCGATGCACCTCTTCCTCGCTACCGTGGTTTGCGCGCTGTTCTTGGCGTTGCCGACGAACCAACAAGGGCTGCTTGGTCTGATGGCCACGGCGGCCATTATGAGGCGATTCCGTGGAAACAACCAGAACGAGAACAGCCAGAGCCAGTCCCAAGGTCAGACGCCACTGGCATCGCATCCGGAGCCCTCCATCTATGGCCTACCTTCACAGAACGTCCC GTTTTACGCGGGCGGATACCCAGGTGCCTATGGTGGCTCCCTGGGCGCGCCAACCGGTCTCGCCCAAGGCTTCGGCGGAGGCTTCCCCGGAGGTAGCGCGGCATTTGCTCCTGGTACCGGACCTAGCACCTACTCGGCCAGCTTCGGCGGCATGAACTTCAACACGGGAGGCTTTGGCGGCGCTCCGGCGGCTTCCACGTCTTCCGGCTTTGCGCCTGGGGGTTTTGGAGGCTTGCCCGGTGCAGGCGGTGTGCCTTACGGGGGTTAA